A window of Argopecten irradians isolate NY chromosome 14, Ai_NY, whole genome shotgun sequence contains these coding sequences:
- the LOC138307092 gene encoding beta-1,3-galactosyltransferase brn-like, whose protein sequence is MTKKRRCFYIIIIVFPLFFFYVNIFKFGTQTQKYDLNRFDIKIYTKPLTFDIRDVIDRHLYNNNPLPSTIVNPHPYHYRYSPLPCNQYSDKSYIPVLVKSFVGSIELREVLRQLADRMSAIRLVFMLGFREEYVDRISKEYETYKDLIQEDFIDVYRNNTLKTIMGFNWATEYCPEAKLLLFIDDDFLVHWTKMVSFLSRFKDNSTNLFFGKRVSDATPERDKQSAWYVDSNVYPFKTYPAYIAGGVFVVSRDVSRKFKMAFPYVKYIGVDDVYLGIVSNILGIKPSYCAELARRDRLSLAVECSHIPSELATATCQTKLRIPMELLTKEMESVTGKFIYLTMNAMKSVEMLLSFLQYILTFGQL, encoded by the coding sequence ATGACAAAAAAGAGGCGTTGTTTTTACATCATCATTATTGTATTCCCTCTATTTTTCTTTTATGtcaatatattcaaatttggTACGCAGACACAAAAATACGACCTCAACAGATTTGACATTAAGATTTACACCAAACCCCTCACCTTTGATATTAGGGATGTGATTGACAGAcatctgtataataataatccACTTCCATCAACTATAGTGAATCCTCATCCATACCACTATCGATATTCTCCCCTTCCTTGTAACCAATACTCAGACAAGTCATACATCCCAGTATTGGTGAAGTCCTTCGTTGGAAGCATCGAACTGAGAGAAGTGCTGCGACAATTGGCAGACAGAATGTCAGCCATCAGACTTGTGTTCATGTTAGGATTTCGTGAAGAATATGTGGATAGAATTTCCAAGGAATATGAAACATACAAAGATTTAATTCAGGAAGATTTCATCGACGTATACAGAAACAATACTTTAAAAACTATTATGGGATTCAACTGGGCTACGGAGTACTGTCCAGAAGCAAAATTATTGCTATTCATAGACGATGACTTTCTTGTTCACTGGACGAAAATGGTGAGCTTTTTATCTCGATTCAAAGATAATTCTACAAATTTATTTTTCGGGAAACGTGTATCTGATGCTACACCTGAAAGAGATAAACAATCGGCGTGGTATGTTGATTCGAATGTTTACCCATTTAAAACATACCCAGCATACATTGCGGGAGGTGTTTTTGTAGTGTCACGTGATGTTAGcagaaaattcaaaatggcgtTTCCTTATGTGAAATATATTGGTGTTGACGATGTCTATCTCGGAATTGTCTCAAACATTTTGGGTATAAAACCTTCATACTGTGCCGAGCTGGCAAGAAGGGATCGTTTGAGCCTGGCTGTGGAGTGTTCTCATATCCCCTCCGAGTTGGCAACGGCAACATGTCAAACAAAGCTACGAATACCGATGGAATTACTAACGAAAGAAATGGAATCCGTTACTGGAAAGTTCATTTATTTAACAATGAATGCAATGAAATCAGTTGAAATGCTATTATcatttttgcaatatattttaacttttgGTCAACTATGA
- the LOC138307828 gene encoding uncharacterized protein encodes MGWKTIRTQFILVHPILAVTLVSLLGLLLQIINFAMKQEMSRKPSIWDSDGNVHSFLIPTDELNSSDIKYLSYRTSYSYPPEEGNLSLMVKDSLSQDKAIPLKVINTHPFSYIHLPVACNYSDRSENNIVVLIKSFALNYGFREAQRTLWNKMNRTSMSMVFMLGYHSLSTQRMINMEALRYHDIIQEDFIDAYFNNTYKTIMAYNWAVRYCPGAKMLLFQDDDYHVDWYNVSTYMTSQFRNNNRNVYCGSLAPDAPPYRKEDAKWFLTFKDYPFDLFPPYIGGGSYVVSFDVAKRFQRAFPYVRYLGIDDVYLGIVSQKLDIKPKNETLLDTVNRDSLAKECSHIADNIVNEKCDLADKKREIFELSLQTTTAAPEVLMIDGQLVDVDDIVYLSYDEEFAYPLKVRLDDAVKNAVLYNNKIPFTPINVHKFLTLNEPPKCSNHLQSGHHIFLLILIKVNASNFKIRDEIRQFWKSIGDSAVKIIFLLGKSTKSQMEIDQESFKHKDILQENFKEHFMHSTRKIEMGFNWLDANCPRPELVMVLEDMYQVNYTQMMKHLKRIPKNKEVFIGKLWRNMIPHRERNSKWRLSYGHYPFDKFPPYLSGGAFVASYGVVRKFKIAFPYVKYFGIDDVYLGIIAKKIRIIPIHDSYFEPLSTVALVKRCPRDVFKIVNGRCIDKTVSQSSSGSYNNAKSNIVIHCYIFQFLLLFTIPVKLHFS; translated from the coding sequence ATGGGTTGGAAGACAATCCGTACACAGTTTATCCTCGTCCACCCAATACTGGCCGTAACACTAGTCAGCCTACTGGGCCTGCTGCTTCAGATAATCAACTTCGCCATGAAACAGGAAATGTCAAGAAAGCCATCTATTTGGGACAGTGATGGAAATGTACACTCATTCCTCATTCCAACAGACGAACTGAATTCCTCCGATATAAAATACCTGTCTTACCGTACGTCTTACTCCTACCCACCAGAGGAGGGCAATCTCTCACTGATGGTAAAGGATTCGTTGTCACAAGACAAAGCTATACCTCTAAAGGTCATCAACACCCATCCTTTTTCATATATACACTTACCAGTAGCCTGTAACTACAGTGATCGTTCTGAAAATAACATTGTGGTCTTAATCAAATCATTTGCTTTGAATTACGGATTTCGGGAAGCTCAGCGGACATTATGGAATAAAATGAACCGGACGTCGATGTCGATGGTGTTCATGTTGGGATATCACAGCCTGTCTACTCAGAGAATGATTAACATGGAAGCTCTTCGTTACCATGACATCATACAAGAGGATTTTATCGACGCCTATTTCAATAATACTTATAAGACTATCATGGCTTACAACTGGGCGGTCCGATATTGTCCAGGCGCCAAGATGTTATTATTTCAAGATGATGACTACCATGTTGATTGGTACAACGTGTCCACGTATATGACATCACAGTTCAGGAATAATAATAGAAACGTTTATTGTGGCAGTCTGGCGCCTGACGCCCCTCCCTACAGAAAAGAGGATGCGAAGTGGTTCTTAACGTTCAAGGACTATCCTTTTGATCTGTTCCCGCCTTATATAGGAGGTGGTTCATATGTCGTGTCTTTTGATGTTGCTAAAAGGTTCCAGCGTGCCTTTCCCTACGTAAGATATTTAGGTATAGATGATGTATATCTGGGCATTGTGTCACAAAAACTTGACATCAAACCAAAAAACGAAACGCTACTAGATACAGTTAACAGGGATTCCTTAGCCAAAGAATGCTCCCATATCGCTGACAATATTGTAAATGAGAAGTGTGATTTAGCAGACAAGAAACGGGAAATATTTGAGCTGAGCTTGCAGACGACAACTGCGGCACCAGAAGTATTGATGATTGACGGGCAGCTAGTCGATGTCGATGATATAGTCTATCTGTCGTATGATGAGGAATTTGCATACCCATTAAAAGTGAGACTTGACGACGCTGTGAAAAATGCTGTACTTTATAACAACAAAATTCCCTTTACGCCTATCAATGTTCATAAATTCCTAACATTAAATGAACCACCGAAGTGTTCAAATCACCTACAATCAGGCCATCACATATTCTTATTGATCCTCATTAAGGTCAATGCTAGCAACTTCAAAATACGTGACGAGATAAGACAATTTTGGAAATCAATCGGGGATTCTGCTGTCAAAATAATTTTCCTTTTGGGTAAATCAACAAAGAGTCAAATGGAAATTGACCAGGAAAGTTTTAAGCATAAAGATATTCTACAAGAAAATTTCAAAGAGCATTTTATGCATTCTACCCGAAAAATTGAAATGGGATTTAACTGGCTAGACGCCAATTGTCCCCGGCCTGAGCTGGTAATGGTGTTGGAGGATATGTACCAAGTTAATTATACACAAATGATGAAACATTTAAAAAGGATACCGAAAAACAAGGAAGTGTTCATAGGCAAACTATGGAGAAATATGATCCCACACAGAGAAAGGAATAGTAAATGGAGACTAAGCTATGGCCATTACCCGTTTGATAAATTCCCTCCCTATCTCTCTGGTGGAGCCTTCGTGGCGTCTTATGGTGTGGTACGGAAGTTTAAAATTGCCTTTCCTTATGTGAAGTACTTTGGAATCGATGATGTATACCTTGGGATAATTGCCAAGAAGATCCGTATAATTCCGATACACGACTCTTACTTTGAACCTCTTAGTACAGTTGCACTCGTGAAGAGATGCCCTCGAGATGTATTTAAGATCGTAAATGGAAGGTGTATAGACAAGACCGTTAGTCAATCCTCGTCAGGTTCTTATAATAACGCAAAAAGCAATATTGTCATACACTGTTACATATTCCAGTTCTTGTTATTGTTTACTATTCctgtaaaattacatttttcataA